A section of the Gloeobacter violaceus PCC 7421 genome encodes:
- a CDS encoding sirohydrochlorin chelatase — MNAALSTPTTVFLCGHGSSDRRSCLAFGELVERFRRYSNFRIVSGTLEFSERLLDEQIALQVAPGHRFVLLPLFLAPGMHVGEDLTEALRRARRAHPQVNFLHTPCLGEHESMEAILSERVRRLAGRTDEHTAVVILAHGSRREEANRLVQDIADGVWENLGGPLVTAAFWKIQPDLRHTLRELVHPSIRRVLILPYFLFEGGMTDRITWEVDRLANEFPKFDLQLDTVLGPDNHLLPLMQDLVEKTLESAFAIA, encoded by the coding sequence ATGAATGCAGCACTTTCGACGCCGACGACGGTTTTCTTGTGTGGCCACGGCAGTTCCGACCGGCGCTCCTGTCTTGCCTTTGGCGAGCTGGTCGAGCGCTTCCGGCGCTACTCCAATTTCCGGATCGTCTCGGGGACGCTCGAATTTTCCGAGCGGCTGCTCGATGAGCAGATTGCCCTGCAGGTTGCGCCGGGCCACCGGTTTGTGCTGTTGCCGTTGTTTTTGGCCCCGGGGATGCACGTCGGGGAGGATCTGACCGAAGCGCTCCGCCGTGCCCGCCGCGCCCATCCGCAGGTGAACTTTTTGCACACCCCCTGCCTGGGCGAGCACGAATCGATGGAGGCAATCTTGAGCGAGCGGGTCCGCCGCTTGGCCGGACGCACCGACGAGCACACCGCCGTGGTGATCCTCGCCCACGGCAGCCGCCGCGAGGAGGCCAACCGCCTGGTGCAGGACATCGCCGACGGCGTCTGGGAGAACCTGGGCGGCCCTCTGGTGACCGCCGCCTTCTGGAAAATCCAGCCCGATTTGCGCCACACGCTGCGCGAACTGGTGCACCCTTCGATCCGGCGGGTGTTGATATTGCCCTATTTTTTGTTCGAAGGCGGCATGACCGACCGCATCACCTGGGAAGTCGACCGACTCGCAAACGAATTTCCCAAATTCGACCTGCAACTGGATACAGTGTTGGGACCGGATAATCACCTGCTGCCGCTGATGCAGGATCTGGTGGAAAAGACACTGGAGTCCGCTTTTGCCATCGCCTAG
- the metK gene encoding methionine adenosyltransferase: MSRYLFSSESVTEGHPDKICDQISDTILDALLTQDPRSRVAAEVVVNTGMVVVTGEITTTANVNFTKLVRDKIREIGYTEADNGFSADSCAVFLALDEQSPEIAQGVSCALEVRTSEEDALDRIGAGDQGLMFGFACTETPELMPLPISVAHRLTRRLAQVRKDGTLAYLKPDGKAQVTVEYERKDGVDRPGRIDTILISTQHAAVIDDLSDNDAVQARIKADLQTHVIGPVFADLDIRPDAQTRLLVNPSGRFVIGGPQGDSGLTGRKIIVDTYGGYARHGGGAFSGKDPTKVDRSAAYAARYVAKNIVAAELADRCEVQVAYAIGVARPVSIFVETFGTGRVSDEALMLLVREHFDLRPAAILRDFDLCRLPAQRGGRFYQDVAAYGHLGRPDLDLPWEHTDKAATLKQAIQTAAAV; the protein is encoded by the coding sequence TTGTCACGCTACTTGTTTTCCTCAGAGTCGGTCACTGAAGGTCATCCGGACAAGATCTGCGATCAGATCTCCGATACCATCCTCGATGCGCTGTTGACCCAAGATCCCCGTTCGCGGGTGGCGGCCGAGGTGGTCGTCAACACCGGCATGGTGGTGGTCACCGGCGAAATCACCACCACGGCCAACGTCAATTTCACCAAACTGGTACGCGACAAAATCCGTGAAATCGGCTACACGGAGGCCGACAACGGCTTTAGCGCCGATTCGTGCGCGGTGTTTCTAGCCCTTGACGAGCAGTCGCCGGAGATTGCCCAGGGGGTCAGCTGTGCCCTGGAGGTGCGCACCAGCGAGGAGGATGCCCTCGACCGTATCGGGGCGGGGGATCAAGGCTTGATGTTCGGCTTTGCCTGCACCGAGACGCCGGAGTTGATGCCGCTGCCCATCAGCGTCGCCCACCGGCTCACCCGCCGCCTCGCCCAGGTGCGCAAGGACGGTACCCTTGCCTACTTGAAACCGGACGGCAAAGCCCAGGTGACCGTCGAATACGAGCGCAAGGACGGTGTCGATCGGCCCGGGCGCATCGACACGATCTTGATCTCGACCCAGCACGCCGCTGTGATCGACGATCTCAGCGACAACGACGCGGTGCAGGCGCGCATCAAAGCCGACCTGCAAACCCACGTGATCGGCCCGGTCTTCGCGGATCTTGACATCCGCCCCGACGCCCAGACCCGCTTGTTGGTCAATCCCTCCGGCCGGTTTGTAATCGGCGGTCCGCAGGGAGACTCGGGGCTCACCGGCCGCAAGATCATCGTGGATACCTACGGCGGCTATGCCCGCCACGGCGGCGGCGCCTTCTCCGGCAAAGATCCCACCAAGGTGGACCGCTCCGCCGCCTACGCGGCGCGCTACGTCGCCAAAAACATCGTGGCGGCGGAACTGGCCGACCGCTGCGAAGTGCAGGTGGCTTATGCCATCGGGGTTGCCCGACCGGTGAGCATCTTTGTGGAGACCTTCGGCACCGGCCGCGTCTCGGACGAGGCTTTGATGCTTCTGGTGCGCGAGCACTTCGATTTGCGCCCGGCGGCCATCCTCCGCGACTTCGACCTGTGCCGCCTGCCCGCCCAGCGCGGTGGCCGCTTCTACCAGGACGTGGCTGCCTACGGCCACCTCGGTCGCCCCGACCTCGACTTGCCCTGGGAGCACACCGACAAAGCGGCGACCCTCAAGCAGGCGATCCAGACCGCGGCGGCGGTGTAG
- a CDS encoding O-antigen ligase family protein translates to MGARAFKPGWTSVAAALSRLDLGLLAIGYAVLLTLRNSYSEIARWPWCLLPQGLLLLGALQATVHCRRLGQPFDALVGLTVAALVVSAALSPDPERSWWYATMAGGYFALLYGFSGRWPRGVPLLGIVALAQVLVSVAGLYQYALLVVIPEWQAGPPFHFFNNVYPLGHHNFGSGLLSLTLPVTLALALARPGKGRWLWGLSGLLGLALLFSTQSRGGWLGALAGCVLVCGLLIRLDRRAWLALGAAGGVLLAVGMLSLTFASTKSQLFLQGRDISAAQRWVFWQTGVRLWLDHPLFGVGQGVTGFLFPGYRSEIDPWMARTAQQLHSTPVHLLAETGLAGLAAYLGWLGGCALAIGRLLSRERTAAAALAGALAGYAVSSLTDFQLENPAIALTLVLLAAELVRLSHPEPPLAVPGLRPLAVLLLAAVLSGWVRIDRGWQKADQAFALRRRGDIPAFIEAMRQAESLDPRQPYYPLQTAQTLLFAARRLEEADPRRAQWIAVANRAAERAVRLLPTDPFTLTASGWLHYYRGELSQAAGRFGEALRYDPTTTATLRLGLGLTLAAQGETEAALPHLKAELLLFPDQWTDERWHTGALSALAPRLAREALTVYDRLLARYPMEHDALYLRSTLWLWLGRPEQALQSLNAMPATQTVQPDMPIALRLPWRVTAGRAAGVRILALRQAGRREQAEEAIEALAGSELRTARCLADAFAQPVARAKERYYVANGQDYFLLRRTGGPVLEFYEPLHLKTWAAMDCVTYGGDGRNWRLPTAGWLPVQ, encoded by the coding sequence ATGGGCGCTCGTGCATTCAAACCCGGTTGGACGAGCGTCGCAGCGGCGCTGTCCAGACTGGATCTTGGATTGCTGGCGATCGGCTACGCGGTGTTGCTTACTCTGCGCAATTCCTATTCTGAGATCGCCCGCTGGCCCTGGTGCTTGTTGCCCCAGGGCCTGCTGCTGTTGGGGGCGCTCCAGGCGACTGTTCACTGTCGGAGGCTGGGGCAGCCGTTTGACGCGCTGGTGGGTTTGACGGTGGCGGCATTGGTGGTCAGTGCCGCGCTTTCCCCGGATCCCGAGCGCAGCTGGTGGTACGCGACGATGGCGGGCGGCTACTTTGCGCTGCTTTACGGTTTTTCGGGCCGCTGGCCGCGGGGAGTCCCGCTGCTGGGCATCGTTGCCCTCGCCCAGGTGCTGGTCAGCGTCGCGGGTCTTTACCAGTACGCGCTGCTGGTGGTGATTCCCGAGTGGCAGGCTGGACCGCCTTTTCACTTTTTTAACAACGTCTACCCGCTGGGCCATCACAATTTTGGCAGCGGTTTGTTGTCGCTGACGCTGCCGGTGACGCTGGCGCTCGCCCTGGCTCGACCCGGCAAAGGGCGGTGGTTGTGGGGACTGTCGGGGCTTTTGGGTTTGGCGCTGCTCTTTTCGACCCAATCGCGCGGCGGCTGGTTGGGGGCCTTGGCCGGTTGTGTCCTCGTCTGTGGGCTGCTCATCCGGCTGGACCGGCGGGCCTGGCTTGCCCTGGGGGCGGCAGGCGGTGTGCTCCTTGCCGTCGGCATGCTGTCGCTCACCTTTGCCAGCACCAAATCGCAGTTGTTTTTGCAGGGCCGCGACATCAGCGCCGCCCAGCGGTGGGTTTTCTGGCAGACGGGGGTGCGCCTGTGGCTCGATCACCCGCTGTTTGGTGTAGGCCAGGGGGTGACCGGTTTTTTGTTCCCGGGCTACCGCAGCGAGATCGACCCCTGGATGGCCCGCACGGCCCAACAACTGCACAGCACCCCCGTACATCTGCTCGCCGAAACCGGTCTTGCAGGTCTGGCCGCTTACCTGGGGTGGCTGGGGGGCTGCGCGCTGGCGATTGGACGGTTGCTCAGCCGCGAACGGACTGCCGCCGCCGCCCTGGCGGGTGCTCTGGCGGGTTATGCCGTCTCCAGCCTCACCGACTTTCAGCTCGAGAACCCGGCGATTGCGCTGACACTGGTGCTGCTGGCTGCCGAACTGGTGCGGTTGAGCCATCCCGAACCGCCCCTGGCTGTGCCTGGATTGCGACCGCTGGCCGTCCTGCTGCTCGCCGCCGTGCTCTCGGGCTGGGTGCGCATCGACCGGGGCTGGCAAAAAGCGGACCAGGCCTTTGCCTTGCGCCGCCGGGGCGACATTCCTGCCTTTATCGAAGCGATGCGGCAGGCCGAAAGCCTGGATCCCCGCCAGCCTTACTATCCGCTGCAAACGGCCCAGACGCTGCTTTTTGCCGCCCGCAGGCTGGAGGAAGCGGACCCGCGCCGGGCGCAGTGGATCGCCGTCGCCAATCGGGCCGCTGAGCGGGCCGTCCGGCTATTGCCCACCGACCCTTTTACCCTGACCGCCTCCGGCTGGCTGCACTACTACCGGGGAGAACTTTCCCAGGCGGCCGGACGCTTTGGCGAGGCGTTGCGCTATGACCCGACGACCACCGCGACGCTGCGGTTGGGCCTCGGCCTGACCCTGGCGGCCCAGGGCGAAACCGAGGCGGCCCTGCCGCACCTCAAAGCCGAGCTGTTGCTCTTCCCGGATCAGTGGACCGACGAGCGCTGGCACACCGGGGCACTGAGCGCCCTGGCTCCCCGCCTCGCCCGCGAGGCCCTTACCGTCTACGACCGGCTTCTGGCGCGCTATCCGATGGAGCACGACGCTCTCTACCTGCGCTCGACGCTCTGGTTGTGGCTCGGTCGCCCTGAGCAGGCCCTCCAAAGCCTGAATGCAATGCCTGCCACCCAGACGGTCCAGCCCGACATGCCCATCGCCCTGCGCCTGCCCTGGCGCGTCACGGCCGGGCGGGCGGCGGGTGTGCGCATCCTGGCGCTGCGGCAAGCGGGTCGGCGCGAGCAGGCGGAAGAAGCGATCGAAGCGTTGGCCGGCTCCGAACTGAGAACGGCCCGCTGTCTGGCCGACGCCTTCGCCCAGCCGGTGGCCCGAGCAAAGGAGCGCTACTACGTCGCCAACGGCCAGGACTATTTTCTGTTGCGCCGCACCGGCGGCCCGGTGCTCGAATTTTACGAGCCGCTGCATCTGAAGACCTGGGCGGCGATGGACTGTGTCACCTACGGCGGCGACGGGCGCAACTGGCGGCTACCGACGGCCGGGTGGCTGCCGGTTCAATAG
- a CDS encoding Uma2 family endonuclease, giving the protein MFQSNPAEPLPTAEQLPDSDGKPLDNELQVEVASLLSAILSLAWAARTDWFFGANLGLYYAPDEEPVVPDGFLSLGVQRHKGEYGRPSYVVWEEGALPVLVLEIVSRTYRGEYGSKLALYQQLEIPYYVIYNPMRRRQQSPFAAYRLVGGNYHRQETEPFWMQEVGLGLGRGEGTYKGWQREWLYWFDQDGRRLPTPEEQMEQERAKIAALEQRLRQLGEAPGGL; this is encoded by the coding sequence ATGTTTCAGTCCAACCCTGCCGAGCCGTTACCCACCGCTGAGCAGTTGCCTGACTCGGACGGAAAACCCTTGGACAATGAGCTTCAGGTGGAAGTGGCCAGTTTGCTGTCCGCGATTCTCTCGCTGGCCTGGGCCGCTCGCACGGACTGGTTTTTCGGTGCGAACCTGGGCCTTTACTATGCTCCTGATGAGGAGCCGGTGGTCCCAGACGGCTTCCTGAGTCTGGGAGTGCAACGCCACAAGGGCGAGTACGGCCGCCCCAGCTATGTCGTCTGGGAGGAGGGTGCTCTGCCGGTACTCGTGTTGGAAATCGTCTCCCGGACGTATCGGGGTGAATATGGCAGCAAACTGGCGCTCTACCAGCAGTTGGAGATTCCTTACTACGTGATTTACAACCCCATGCGCCGCCGTCAGCAAAGTCCCTTTGCCGCGTACCGGCTTGTGGGCGGCAATTATCATCGGCAGGAGACGGAGCCCTTCTGGATGCAGGAAGTGGGCCTGGGTCTCGGACGCGGCGAAGGCACTTATAAAGGCTGGCAACGCGAGTGGCTTTACTGGTTCGACCAAGACGGTCGCAGGCTGCCCACTCCTGAAGAACAGATGGAGCAAGAGCGGGCAAAGATTGCCGCTTTGGAGCAGCGGTTGCGGCAGTTGGGCGAGGCTCCTGGAGGGCTATGA
- the ftsH gene encoding ATP-dependent zinc metalloprotease FtsH, protein MKFSWKTLLLGAIPLILIGVLLWQSLPNGATRGDSPNMATANLSYTEFLSYIRQGKVEKVDILEGGRIAIAMLPDPSIPDTAPQRFRVNLPTSDLDELYGLMRDKKVDFASLPPNNSGAFLGILGNLFFPILLLGGLFLLLRRSSNSNGPGQAMNFGKSKARFQMEAKTGVKFDDVAGIDEAKEELQEVVQFLKRPERFTAVGAKIPKGVLLVGPPGTGKTLLAKAIAGEAGVPFFSISGSEFVEMFVGVGASRVRDLFKKAKENAPCIVFIDEIDAVGRQRGAGIGGGNDEREQTLNQLLVEMDGFEGNTGIIIIAATNRPDVLDAAILRPGRFDRQITVDRPDMAGRLEILKVHSRNKKLAPDIDLDVIARRTPGFAGADLSNLLNEAAILAARRRQTEITMREIDDATDRVIAGLEKPPLVDSKKKRLIAYHEVGHALVGTLLAEHDPVQKVTIIPRGRAGGLTWFTPSEEQMLITRNQLLARITGALGGRAAEEVVFGEDEVTTGASSDLQQVSNLARQMVTRFGMSELGLLSLTGGGEVFLGRDLMQRSDMSEDVASMVDEQVRAIVKQCHRQAVSMLTEHRALMDRIVDVLLEKETVDGEELRRIVSEVVPVPMKDQALPVLSS, encoded by the coding sequence ATGAAATTTTCCTGGAAAACGCTCTTACTGGGTGCCATCCCCCTGATTTTGATCGGGGTTTTGCTCTGGCAGAGTTTGCCGAACGGCGCGACCCGGGGCGATTCCCCGAACATGGCCACCGCCAACCTCTCCTACACCGAGTTTTTGAGCTACATCAGGCAGGGCAAGGTGGAGAAGGTCGATATTCTCGAAGGCGGCCGTATCGCCATCGCCATGCTCCCCGACCCGAGCATTCCCGATACCGCTCCGCAGCGCTTTCGCGTCAACCTGCCCACCTCCGACCTCGACGAGCTCTATGGGCTGATGCGCGACAAGAAAGTCGATTTTGCCTCCCTGCCGCCCAACAACAGCGGCGCGTTTTTGGGGATTTTGGGCAACCTCTTTTTCCCGATTTTGCTGCTGGGCGGCTTGTTTTTGCTGCTGCGCCGCTCGAGCAACTCCAACGGCCCCGGCCAAGCGATGAACTTCGGCAAGTCGAAGGCGCGCTTCCAGATGGAAGCGAAAACCGGCGTCAAGTTCGATGACGTGGCCGGCATCGACGAAGCCAAAGAAGAACTGCAGGAAGTCGTCCAGTTTTTGAAGCGTCCCGAGCGCTTTACCGCGGTGGGCGCCAAGATCCCCAAGGGCGTGTTGCTCGTCGGTCCTCCCGGCACCGGCAAGACCTTGCTTGCCAAGGCGATCGCCGGTGAGGCGGGTGTGCCCTTCTTCTCGATCTCGGGTTCGGAGTTCGTCGAGATGTTCGTGGGCGTGGGGGCTTCCCGCGTGCGCGACCTCTTTAAGAAGGCCAAAGAGAACGCCCCCTGCATCGTGTTCATCGACGAAATCGACGCGGTCGGCCGCCAGCGCGGCGCCGGTATCGGCGGCGGCAACGACGAGCGCGAGCAGACCCTCAACCAGCTGCTCGTCGAGATGGACGGCTTCGAGGGCAACACCGGCATCATCATCATCGCGGCCACCAACCGCCCCGATGTGCTGGATGCGGCGATCCTGCGCCCGGGCCGCTTCGACCGGCAGATCACCGTCGACCGCCCCGATATGGCGGGCCGCCTGGAGATCCTCAAAGTCCATTCGCGCAACAAGAAGCTCGCCCCCGACATCGACCTCGATGTGATCGCCCGGCGCACCCCCGGTTTTGCCGGTGCGGATCTCTCCAACCTGCTTAACGAAGCGGCGATTTTGGCCGCCCGCCGTCGGCAGACCGAGATCACCATGCGCGAGATCGACGATGCCACCGACCGGGTGATCGCGGGCCTTGAGAAGCCGCCCCTGGTAGACAGCAAGAAGAAGCGGCTCATCGCCTACCACGAAGTCGGCCACGCCCTGGTGGGTACGCTGCTTGCCGAGCACGACCCGGTGCAGAAGGTGACGATTATCCCCCGCGGCCGGGCCGGTGGTCTCACCTGGTTCACGCCTTCTGAAGAGCAGATGCTCATCACCCGCAACCAGCTTCTGGCGCGCATCACCGGTGCACTGGGCGGCCGGGCGGCTGAGGAAGTGGTCTTCGGCGAAGACGAAGTCACCACCGGCGCCTCCTCCGACCTGCAGCAGGTCTCCAACCTGGCCCGCCAGATGGTCACCCGCTTCGGCATGTCCGAACTCGGTCTGCTCTCGCTCACCGGCGGCGGCGAGGTTTTCCTGGGCCGCGACCTGATGCAGCGCTCCGACATGTCCGAGGATGTCGCTTCGATGGTCGACGAGCAAGTGCGCGCCATTGTCAAACAGTGCCACCGGCAAGCCGTCAGCATGCTCACCGAGCACCGCGCCCTGATGGACCGCATCGTCGATGTGCTGCTTGAAAAAGAGACCGTCGACGGCGAGGAGTTGCGCCGCATCGTCAGCGAGGTGGTGCCGGTGCCGATGAAGGATCAGGCTCTGCCGGTTCTCAGCTCGTAA
- a CDS encoding DUF29 domain-containing protein, with amino-acid sequence MAQDWSHLASTSHYLTAVEIQHALEDGDLQAAREGIAALTEAMSRSDRRALRSQLIRLMAHIIQWETQPERRTRSWLVTIHGSRREIEDLCEDTPSLTRKVIEEELWARCLSAALREAEDEMGVRAKQRELSWQVVFETEYRLPLDGEQFDL; translated from the coding sequence ATGGCTCAAGATTGGTCCCATTTGGCAAGCACGTCGCACTATCTGACGGCTGTGGAGATCCAGCATGCCCTCGAAGATGGCGACCTCCAGGCGGCCCGCGAAGGCATCGCCGCCCTTACCGAGGCGATGAGCCGCTCGGACAGACGCGCCTTGCGCTCACAGCTGATTCGATTGATGGCGCACATCATCCAGTGGGAAACTCAACCCGAGCGCCGCACACGCAGCTGGCTTGTCACTATCCACGGCAGCCGCCGCGAAATCGAGGATCTTTGCGAAGATACGCCATCACTTACCCGAAAAGTGATCGAGGAAGAACTTTGGGCGCGGTGTCTGTCGGCGGCCTTGCGTGAAGCCGAGGACGAAATGGGAGTCCGGGCCAAGCAGCGGGAATTGAGCTGGCAGGTAGTATTTGAAACCGAGTACCGCTTGCCGTTGGACGGCGAACAGTTCGACCTGTAA